A single genomic interval of Cupriavidus necator harbors:
- the alkB gene encoding DNA oxidative demethylase AlkB produces MTFDLFDDLPPNGPASPAIEPLADGAVVLRGLARADAEVLLADVQAIIALAPWRHMITPGGLTMSVAMVNCGTVGWVSDARGYRYDPVDPLNGKPWPEMPASFRKLATTAAAQAGFAGFEPDACLINRYEPGTRLSLHQDRDERDFSAPIVSVSLGLPAVFLFGGMRRADRPQRVRLAHGDVVVWGGPSRLAFHGVAPLADGDHPLLGRLRINLTFRKAL; encoded by the coding sequence ATGACTTTCGACCTGTTCGACGACCTGCCACCGAACGGCCCCGCCAGCCCCGCCATCGAACCCCTCGCCGACGGCGCCGTAGTCCTGCGCGGCCTGGCCCGTGCGGATGCCGAAGTGCTGCTGGCCGACGTCCAGGCCATCATCGCGCTTGCGCCCTGGCGGCACATGATCACCCCCGGCGGGCTGACAATGTCGGTGGCGATGGTCAACTGCGGCACGGTCGGCTGGGTCTCCGATGCGCGTGGCTATCGCTATGACCCCGTCGATCCGCTGAACGGAAAGCCGTGGCCGGAGATGCCGGCGAGCTTCCGGAAGCTCGCCACCACTGCTGCGGCGCAAGCGGGTTTTGCCGGTTTCGAACCGGATGCCTGCCTCATCAATCGCTACGAGCCGGGCACCCGGCTCTCGCTGCACCAGGACCGCGACGAGCGCGATTTCAGCGCGCCCATCGTTTCGGTCTCGCTGGGACTGCCCGCGGTGTTCCTGTTCGGCGGCATGCGCCGCGCCGACCGCCCGCAGCGGGTGCGGCTGGCGCATGGCGACGTGGTGGTGTGGGGCGGGCCGTCGCGGCTGGCCTTCCACGGCGTGGCGCCGCTGGCCGACGGCGACCATCCGCTGCTGGGGCGGCTGCGCATCAACCTGACATTCCGCAAGGCGCTTTAG
- a CDS encoding site-specific integrase produces the protein MKGQRVSATFDNEKAAHEWARKTEKRISEGETIRKYDDTSDPSVAYLLEKYARDVSGGKRGAKVERYTLTAMSRDFPEIFGKRVSEFRKDDVEAYIKKRGSTTSRFGRKVAPGTIIREVTVLSAVFSYAIRRWEMPFFKRENPAQGIDNRPKSTEHRKRRVSDDEVKLICAQLDYVEGTVPKTSKQWTAWVFQFCLATAMRKGEVLAATWQHVHTDELYIHLPETKNGYARDVPLSPRAIALLASLKQGKGAQLVAPVKYKTLDSAFWRAKTEIGIQNLHWHDSRHEATTQLAKKLTNTLELAAVTGHRSLAMLHRYFNPTATEMARKLV, from the coding sequence ATGAAAGGCCAGCGAGTCAGCGCTACTTTCGACAATGAGAAGGCGGCGCATGAGTGGGCGCGGAAGACTGAAAAGCGCATCAGCGAAGGCGAAACCATCCGCAAGTACGATGACACCAGCGACCCTTCCGTCGCCTATCTCCTAGAGAAGTACGCCCGCGATGTTTCTGGTGGCAAGCGTGGGGCTAAGGTTGAGCGCTATACGCTGACAGCAATGTCCCGCGACTTTCCGGAGATATTCGGCAAACGCGTAAGTGAGTTTCGCAAGGACGATGTGGAGGCGTACATCAAGAAGCGCGGCAGCACGACAAGCAGGTTTGGCCGCAAGGTCGCACCGGGCACGATAATTCGTGAGGTGACGGTTCTGTCAGCGGTGTTTAGCTACGCCATTCGGCGCTGGGAAATGCCGTTCTTTAAGAGGGAGAACCCAGCCCAAGGCATCGACAATAGGCCAAAGTCCACAGAACACAGGAAACGGCGCGTCAGTGACGACGAGGTCAAACTCATTTGCGCACAGCTCGACTATGTAGAGGGCACTGTCCCCAAAACGAGCAAGCAATGGACTGCATGGGTCTTTCAGTTCTGCCTAGCAACAGCAATGCGTAAGGGTGAAGTGCTTGCCGCAACGTGGCAGCACGTACACACCGACGAGCTATATATCCATTTGCCGGAAACCAAGAACGGCTACGCCCGGGACGTGCCGCTAAGCCCACGCGCAATCGCACTGCTGGCAAGCCTTAAGCAAGGCAAGGGCGCTCAATTGGTCGCGCCAGTCAAATACAAGACCCTGGACAGCGCATTCTGGCGCGCCAAAACGGAGATCGGCATTCAGAACCTACACTGGCACGATAGTAGGCACGAAGCAACGACGCAGTTGGCAAAGAAGCTCACAAACACCCTTGAGCTTGCAGCCGTGACCGGGCATAGGTCGCTGGCGATGCTGCATCGCTATTTCAACCCGACCGCGACAGAAATGGCGCGCAAGCTCGTATAG
- the fliI gene encoding flagellar protein export ATPase FliI: MPDAAEQATPAPDPALAHAQRWIGALDSAAAGIAGLDSKRSCGRLTRAAGLVLEAVGLRLPVGSDCLIELPAGQFTTDSNAPRTAEAEVVGFGADRLYLMPQSDVVGLLPGARVYPLEPSPQPAGITTPREPGSKRLPVGAGLLGRVLDAAGRPLDGLGPITAAMEVPLAGEQINPLMRAPIETVLDTGVRAINGMLTVGRGQRMGLFAGSGVGKSVLLGMMARYTSADVIVVGLIGERGREVKEFIENILGPEGRARSVVVAAPADTSPLLRMQGAAYATRLAEYFRDQGQHVLLIMDSLTRYAMAQREIALAIGEPPATKGYPPSVFAKLPTLVERTGNGPEGGGSITAFYTVLTEGDDQQDPIADSARAILDGHIVLSRSLAESGHYPAIDVEASISRAMTALIPDEQFGSVRRFKQLMSRYQRNRDLISVGAYVPGNDPELDLAMRLHPRMEAFLQQDIHERAGYDDAIAQLHSLFDRSEHAQAFTA; encoded by the coding sequence ATGCCTGACGCCGCCGAGCAGGCCACGCCAGCGCCGGATCCCGCGCTGGCCCATGCGCAACGCTGGATCGGCGCGCTGGATAGCGCCGCGGCCGGCATCGCCGGGCTCGACAGCAAGCGCAGCTGCGGCCGCCTGACGCGCGCCGCGGGCCTGGTGCTGGAAGCCGTGGGCCTGCGCCTGCCGGTGGGCAGCGACTGCCTGATCGAGCTGCCCGCCGGGCAGTTCACCACCGACAGCAATGCCCCGCGCACCGCGGAAGCGGAAGTGGTGGGCTTTGGCGCCGACCGGCTCTACCTGATGCCGCAATCCGATGTGGTGGGCTTGCTGCCGGGCGCGCGCGTCTACCCGCTGGAACCATCGCCGCAGCCGGCCGGCATCACCACGCCGCGCGAGCCGGGCTCCAAGCGCCTGCCGGTTGGCGCCGGCCTGCTGGGCCGCGTGCTGGATGCCGCGGGCCGCCCGCTCGACGGGCTGGGCCCGATCACCGCCGCCATGGAGGTGCCGCTGGCCGGCGAGCAGATCAACCCGCTGATGCGCGCGCCGATCGAGACTGTGCTCGATACCGGCGTGCGCGCCATCAACGGCATGCTGACGGTAGGACGCGGCCAGCGCATGGGACTGTTCGCGGGCTCGGGCGTGGGCAAGAGCGTGCTGCTCGGCATGATGGCGCGCTATACCAGCGCCGACGTGATCGTGGTCGGCCTGATCGGCGAACGCGGCCGCGAAGTGAAGGAGTTCATCGAGAACATCCTTGGCCCCGAAGGCCGCGCACGATCAGTCGTGGTGGCCGCGCCGGCCGATACCTCGCCGCTGCTGCGCATGCAGGGCGCCGCCTATGCGACGCGGCTGGCCGAGTATTTCCGCGACCAGGGCCAGCATGTGCTGCTGATCATGGACTCGCTGACGCGCTACGCCATGGCGCAGCGCGAGATCGCGCTGGCCATCGGCGAGCCGCCGGCCACCAAGGGCTATCCGCCCTCGGTCTTTGCCAAGCTGCCGACGCTGGTCGAGCGCACCGGCAACGGCCCCGAAGGCGGCGGCTCGATCACGGCGTTCTACACGGTGCTGACCGAAGGCGACGACCAGCAGGACCCGATCGCCGATTCCGCGCGCGCCATCCTGGACGGCCATATCGTACTGTCGCGCAGCCTGGCCGAATCCGGCCACTACCCGGCCATCGACGTGGAAGCATCAATCAGCCGCGCCATGACCGCGCTGATCCCGGATGAGCAGTTCGGCTCGGTGCGTCGCTTCAAGCAGCTGATGTCGCGCTACCAGCGCAACCGCGACCTGATCAGCGTAGGCGCCTATGTGCCGGGCAACGACCCGGAGCTGGACCTGGCGATGCGCCTGCACCCGCGCATGGAAGCCTTCCTGCAGCAAGACATCCACGAGCGCGCCGGCTACGACGACGCCATCGCCCAGCTTCACAGCCTCTTCGACAGGAGTGAACATGCTCAAGCATTCACCGCTTAA
- the cysK gene encoding cysteine synthase A, whose translation MKVQNILQTIGNTPHIRINRLFGNGHEVWIKSERSNPGASIKDRIALSMVEDAERRGVLKPGGTIIEPTSGNTGIGLAMVAAVKGYKLVLVMPDSMSVERRRLMLAYGATFDLTPREKGMKGSIARAEELVAATPGAWMPQQFENPANVDVHARTTAQEILNDFPEGLDVLITGVGTGGHLTGCARVLKDKWPQLKVFGVEPVASPVISGGAPAPHPIQGIGAGFIPKNLDTSLLDGVIQVDAEPAREMARRCAREEGILVGISSGATLAAIAQKLPGLPANARVLGFNYDTGERYLTVEGFLPA comes from the coding sequence ATGAAGGTCCAGAACATCCTGCAGACGATCGGCAATACCCCGCATATCCGCATCAACCGGCTGTTCGGCAACGGCCACGAGGTCTGGATCAAGTCAGAGCGTAGCAACCCCGGCGCCTCGATCAAGGACCGCATCGCGCTGTCGATGGTGGAAGACGCCGAACGCCGTGGCGTGCTCAAGCCCGGCGGCACCATCATCGAGCCGACCTCGGGCAATACCGGCATCGGCCTGGCCATGGTGGCCGCGGTCAAGGGCTACAAGCTGGTGCTGGTGATGCCGGACAGCATGTCGGTGGAGCGCCGCCGCCTGATGCTGGCTTATGGCGCCACCTTTGACCTGACCCCGCGCGAGAAGGGCATGAAGGGCTCGATCGCTCGCGCCGAGGAACTGGTTGCGGCCACGCCGGGCGCATGGATGCCGCAGCAGTTCGAGAATCCCGCCAATGTCGACGTGCACGCGCGCACCACCGCGCAGGAAATCCTGAATGACTTCCCCGAGGGGCTGGATGTGCTGATCACCGGCGTCGGCACCGGCGGCCACCTGACGGGCTGCGCCCGCGTGCTCAAGGACAAGTGGCCGCAGCTCAAGGTTTTTGGCGTGGAGCCGGTGGCCTCGCCGGTGATCTCCGGCGGCGCGCCGGCGCCGCACCCGATCCAGGGCATCGGCGCGGGCTTTATCCCGAAGAACCTCGATACCTCGTTGCTCGACGGCGTGATCCAGGTCGATGCCGAGCCCGCGCGCGAGATGGCACGCCGCTGCGCGCGCGAGGAAGGCATCCTGGTCGGCATCTCGTCCGGCGCCACGCTGGCCGCGATCGCGCAGAAGCTGCCCGGGCTGCCGGCCAACGCGCGCGTGCTGGGCTTCAACTACGACACCGGCGAGCGCTACCTGACCGTCGAAGGGTTCCTGCCCGCCTGA
- the fliG gene encoding flagellar motor switch protein FliG translates to MTTAKGISESGLQKSAVLMMAIGEDAAAEVFRHLSQREVQELGSAMATLSSVTREEMAEVLGEFRTETEQYLALNVDSNAFIRSVLNKALGEERAQSVIEDILESRDPGGGIDSLNWMDATAIAELIRDEHPQIIATILIHLDRQKSSEVLALFTDRLRNDVILRIATFGGVQPGALQELTDVLTKLLAGQSLKRSRMGGVRTAAEIINLMSTAHEEAVIDGVRLHDGDLAQKIIDEMFLFENLLEVDDRGIQRVLKEIATESLIVALKGAPQELRDKFIRNMSTRAGEMLREDLDALGPVRVSQVEAEQKAILQVVRRLADAGEVQIGGGDDAYV, encoded by the coding sequence ATGACAACCGCTAAGGGCATCTCCGAATCCGGCCTGCAAAAGAGCGCCGTCCTGATGATGGCGATCGGCGAGGATGCCGCGGCCGAGGTGTTCAGGCACCTGTCGCAGCGCGAAGTGCAGGAGCTGGGCTCGGCCATGGCCACGCTCAGCTCGGTCACCCGCGAGGAAATGGCCGAGGTGCTGGGCGAGTTCCGCACCGAGACCGAGCAGTACCTGGCCCTGAACGTCGATTCCAATGCCTTTATCCGCAGCGTGCTGAACAAGGCGCTGGGCGAGGAACGCGCCCAGTCGGTGATCGAAGACATCCTGGAGTCGCGCGATCCGGGCGGCGGCATCGATTCGCTGAACTGGATGGACGCCACGGCCATTGCCGAGCTGATCCGCGACGAGCATCCGCAGATCATCGCCACCATCCTGATCCACCTGGACCGCCAGAAGTCGTCCGAGGTGCTGGCGCTGTTCACCGACCGCCTGCGCAACGACGTGATCCTGCGTATCGCCACCTTCGGCGGCGTGCAGCCGGGCGCGCTGCAGGAACTGACCGACGTGCTGACCAAGCTGCTGGCGGGCCAGAGCCTGAAGCGCAGCCGCATGGGCGGCGTGCGCACCGCGGCCGAGATCATCAACCTGATGAGCACCGCGCACGAAGAGGCTGTGATCGACGGCGTGCGCCTGCACGACGGCGACCTGGCGCAGAAGATCATCGACGAGATGTTCCTGTTCGAGAACCTGCTCGAGGTCGACGACCGCGGCATCCAGCGCGTGCTCAAGGAAATCGCCACCGAGTCGCTCATCGTCGCGCTCAAGGGCGCGCCGCAGGAACTGCGCGACAAGTTCATTCGCAATATGTCCACCCGCGCCGGCGAGATGCTGCGCGAGGACCTGGACGCGCTGGGCCCGGTGCGCGTGTCGCAGGTCGAGGCCGAGCAGAAGGCCATCCTGCAGGTGGTAAGGCGCCTGGCGGATGCGGGCGAAGTGCAGATCGGCGGAGGCGACGATGCCTATGTCTGA
- a CDS encoding flagellar hook-length control protein FliK, with product MIDISQIVSSAANAVEGARRATADATASGFGDALSRARESSKAPAPPAGETAARDQPASRQPAAQADAGKPQPAAAAGKKPAAGHKDENQDQDDTAAATPTDAAAAAAAALALMLPAAAPASPAAAPAGAAGSALAGVTDTGAAALQAALANAAQPATADAQAEAMPAAATPLPDTLQVVTTEARPAQPSVAETLATIASQRAAMQASASAGTDGKAGTAQAIPGDVLAVQQQDASGQSAGGSGNRPESGIARHRADPLAANPGTADARPVATPFAAAQAAARTGEATAASPDNTPAVAAALAGQATPSATAAAAAARPVVTPQLYDSQWPQALGQQMIRMSTQGQQSAELQLNPPDLGPLKVVLNVVNDQAQAQFVSPHQAVRAAVEAALPHLRTALSESGIQLGQTSVGADGFASQTGNGNGQQQQAPRNGRGQTSFAAGTLAAVEPAAAASTTARPARVPGRGEIDTFA from the coding sequence ATGATCGATATCAGCCAGATTGTCAGCAGCGCCGCCAATGCGGTCGAGGGCGCCAGGCGCGCCACCGCCGACGCAACCGCGAGCGGATTCGGCGACGCGCTGTCGCGCGCCCGCGAAAGCAGCAAGGCGCCCGCGCCGCCGGCCGGGGAAACCGCCGCGCGCGACCAGCCCGCATCGCGCCAGCCCGCGGCGCAGGCCGACGCCGGCAAGCCGCAGCCAGCCGCCGCGGCCGGCAAGAAGCCCGCGGCCGGCCACAAGGATGAAAACCAGGACCAGGATGACACCGCGGCGGCCACGCCGACGGATGCCGCAGCCGCTGCCGCAGCGGCCCTGGCACTGATGCTTCCCGCCGCAGCCCCGGCCAGCCCCGCTGCCGCGCCGGCCGGCGCGGCGGGTTCCGCCCTCGCCGGCGTTACCGACACCGGCGCCGCCGCACTGCAGGCGGCACTGGCAAATGCCGCGCAGCCGGCCACGGCAGATGCCCAGGCCGAGGCCATGCCGGCGGCCGCCACGCCGCTGCCGGACACGCTGCAGGTCGTCACCACCGAAGCCCGGCCCGCACAGCCTTCGGTTGCCGAAACGCTGGCCACCATCGCATCCCAGCGCGCCGCGATGCAGGCCAGCGCCAGCGCAGGTACCGACGGCAAGGCCGGCACGGCGCAGGCCATCCCGGGCGACGTGCTGGCCGTCCAGCAGCAGGACGCCAGCGGCCAGTCTGCCGGCGGATCGGGCAATCGCCCGGAAAGCGGCATCGCCCGGCACCGCGCCGATCCGCTCGCCGCCAACCCCGGCACGGCGGATGCCAGGCCCGTGGCAACGCCGTTCGCCGCCGCACAGGCTGCCGCCCGCACCGGCGAGGCTACCGCGGCCAGCCCCGACAACACACCAGCCGTGGCCGCCGCGCTGGCCGGCCAGGCTACCCCGTCGGCTACTGCAGCCGCTGCGGCCGCCCGTCCCGTGGTCACACCGCAGCTGTACGACAGCCAGTGGCCGCAGGCCCTCGGCCAGCAGATGATCCGCATGAGCACGCAAGGCCAGCAAAGCGCCGAACTGCAGCTGAACCCGCCCGATCTCGGGCCGCTCAAGGTCGTGCTCAACGTGGTCAACGACCAGGCCCAGGCCCAGTTCGTCTCACCTCACCAGGCCGTGCGCGCCGCGGTGGAAGCGGCGCTGCCGCACCTGCGCACCGCGCTGTCCGAAAGCGGCATCCAGCTTGGACAGACTTCGGTGGGCGCAGACGGCTTTGCCAGCCAGACGGGCAATGGGAACGGGCAGCAACAGCAGGCACCGCGGAATGGGCGCGGGCAAACCAGCTTTGCTGCCGGCACGCTGGCGGCTGTTGAGCCGGCGGCAGCAGCCAGTACGACAGCGCGTCCCGCACGCGTGCCTGGGCGTGGCGAGATCGATACGTTTGCCTGA
- a CDS encoding type II toxin-antitoxin system HicA family toxin, with product MRVKRSEFRRWLAGQGATFSEGAKHVRVYLNGRKTTLPRHPSHEIREGLRKAILKQLGLS from the coding sequence ATGCGGGTGAAGCGGAGTGAATTCCGGCGATGGCTCGCCGGACAGGGCGCCACCTTCAGTGAAGGCGCGAAGCATGTGAGGGTGTATCTCAATGGCAGGAAGACCACGCTGCCACGGCATCCCAGCCACGAGATCCGGGAGGGGTTGCGCAAGGCGATTCTCAAGCAACTCGGCCTGTCATGA
- the fliH gene encoding flagellar assembly protein FliH, whose amino-acid sequence MPMSEANPERGQAARRAPRGDPLSSLAGNGAAADPGGFAPFEPPRRARGGAAGWQRWQMGSLDPRESEPPEALAAMPSEPAPPPIDFEALDAMREGARKEGYAQGYTQGQTQGYGDGHREGYARGLEAARNEATQLQALATNFRSALGGVDDQVARALVSLALDVARQLVRTALANDPAVLLPAVRELLTSEPALCGSPSLLLHPDDVALVETHLHGELAAAGWTVRADPSVARGGCIASAASGERDATLPTRWTRVVKALGRDDPWEPPHA is encoded by the coding sequence ATGCCTATGTCTGAGGCAAACCCTGAGCGCGGCCAGGCCGCACGCCGCGCGCCGCGCGGCGACCCGCTCTCTTCCCTTGCCGGCAACGGCGCGGCCGCCGATCCTGGCGGCTTTGCGCCGTTCGAGCCCCCGCGCCGCGCGCGTGGCGGCGCGGCCGGCTGGCAGCGCTGGCAGATGGGCTCGCTCGATCCCCGGGAAAGCGAGCCGCCCGAAGCCCTGGCCGCCATGCCATCCGAGCCCGCACCGCCGCCGATCGATTTCGAGGCGCTCGACGCGATGCGCGAAGGCGCGCGCAAGGAAGGCTATGCCCAGGGCTACACCCAGGGGCAAACCCAGGGCTACGGCGACGGCCACCGCGAAGGCTACGCCCGCGGCCTTGAAGCCGCACGCAACGAGGCCACGCAGCTGCAGGCGCTGGCCACCAACTTCCGCAGCGCGCTCGGCGGCGTGGACGACCAGGTCGCGCGCGCGCTGGTGTCGCTGGCGCTCGACGTGGCGCGCCAGCTGGTGCGCACCGCCCTGGCAAACGACCCCGCGGTGCTGCTGCCGGCCGTGCGCGAGCTGCTGACCAGCGAACCCGCGCTGTGCGGATCGCCCAGCCTGCTGCTGCATCCCGACGACGTGGCGCTGGTGGAAACCCACCTGCATGGCGAACTGGCGGCCGCCGGCTGGACCGTGCGCGCCGATCCGTCGGTGGCGCGCGGCGGCTGCATCGCCAGCGCCGCCAGCGGCGAGCGCGATGCCACGCTGCCTACGCGCTGGACCCGCGTGGTCAAGGCGCTGGGCCGCGACGATCCATGGGAGCCGCCACATGCCTGA
- the fliJ gene encoding flagellar export protein FliJ — protein MLKHSPLNTLADLAQNDTDAAARELGRLQGLRTQAEQQLNQLTEYRHEYRARMQVVAAEGMTSSRWQDFSRFLDSLDHAIRQQGAALAKAEADLLAGRNHWQHQKRRLNSFDTLIARAEAKEDQVAARREQRANDEYAARLVRTTASRLSEA, from the coding sequence ATGCTCAAGCATTCACCGCTTAATACGCTGGCTGACCTCGCCCAGAACGATACCGATGCCGCCGCGCGCGAGCTGGGCAGGCTGCAGGGACTGCGCACGCAGGCTGAGCAGCAGCTCAACCAGCTCACCGAGTACCGCCATGAGTACCGCGCGCGCATGCAGGTGGTGGCCGCCGAAGGCATGACCTCCAGCCGCTGGCAGGACTTCTCGCGCTTTCTCGATTCGCTCGACCATGCCATCCGCCAGCAGGGCGCGGCGCTGGCCAAGGCCGAAGCCGACCTGCTGGCAGGGCGCAACCACTGGCAGCACCAGAAGCGCCGCCTGAACTCCTTCGACACGCTGATCGCGCGCGCCGAAGCGAAGGAAGACCAGGTTGCCGCGCGCCGCGAACAGCGCGCCAACGACGAATACGCAGCCCGCCTGGTCCGCACCACGGCCAGCCGCCTGAGCGAAGCCTGA
- a CDS encoding GFA family protein — protein MHLDGSCHCGAIHFSLESDSPSPYMHCHCSICRKTAGGGGYAINIGGDAATLRVRGRKHLGIYHAVLREPGKRARRSPAQRHFCVKCGSALWLWDPRWPELVYPHASAIDTPLPRPPEVVEASLESVAPWVDVPKGKGHVHCDTWPEESLADWHKRHGLSSR, from the coding sequence ATGCATCTCGACGGCTCCTGCCATTGCGGCGCGATCCACTTCTCGCTTGAATCCGACTCACCTAGTCCGTATATGCATTGCCATTGCTCGATCTGCCGCAAGACGGCCGGCGGTGGGGGCTACGCGATCAACATCGGCGGCGACGCGGCCACGCTGCGCGTGCGCGGGCGCAAGCACCTGGGCATTTACCACGCCGTGCTGCGCGAACCCGGCAAGCGCGCGCGGCGCTCGCCGGCGCAGCGGCATTTCTGCGTGAAATGCGGCAGCGCGCTGTGGCTTTGGGACCCGCGCTGGCCGGAGCTGGTGTATCCGCATGCATCGGCTATCGACACGCCGCTGCCGCGCCCGCCGGAGGTGGTGGAGGCCTCGCTGGAATCGGTCGCGCCCTGGGTCGACGTGCCCAAGGGCAAAGGCCATGTGCACTGCGACACCTGGCCGGAGGAATCGCTGGCGGACTGGCACAAGCGGCACGGCCTGTCGTCGCGCTGA
- a CDS encoding type II toxin-antitoxin system HicB family antitoxin: MLRFPANIVPDDGGFAVSFPDIPEALTSGDTIEQAREMAADALATAMEFYFEDGRPVPLPSKAKRGQHLVELPASVSAKVLLLNEMIAQGVTQAELARRLNTRKQEVQRIVNLDHATKIDTIEAAFRALGKRLELTVA, translated from the coding sequence ATGCTGCGTTTCCCTGCCAACATCGTCCCGGACGACGGTGGCTTTGCTGTGTCGTTTCCCGATATCCCCGAAGCCCTGACCAGCGGCGACACCATCGAGCAGGCCCGCGAAATGGCCGCCGATGCGCTCGCCACGGCCATGGAATTCTATTTCGAAGATGGCCGCCCGGTGCCACTGCCGTCGAAGGCAAAACGCGGCCAGCATCTGGTTGAACTGCCGGCCAGCGTGTCGGCGAAGGTGCTCCTGCTTAACGAGATGATCGCGCAGGGCGTGACGCAGGCGGAACTGGCGCGCCGGCTGAATACGCGCAAGCAAGAGGTGCAACGTATCGTCAACCTGGACCATGCGACCAAGATCGATACGATCGAGGCTGCATTCCGGGCGCTGGGGAAGCGGCTGGAACTGACGGTTGCCTGA